One part of the Aurantibacillus circumpalustris genome encodes these proteins:
- a CDS encoding T9SS type A sorting domain-containing protein, which yields MKKIYYLVLVFTIYFQTKAQLSGIITVPSTYTSLASVIAALNQQGASGSVTVNIAAGYTETVIPGGFSLTASGSLNNPIVFQKNGNGANPLLVAYSGGTGTPGSMHQDGVWRLLGCDYVTIDGIDIVDQNTVNPATMEFGIGLFKANSNNGCQNNTIKNCSITLNRINNSSGSGPAEDGSRGIDVVNATSSVHNSTISVTSISGSNSNNKFYTNTIQNCNIGMSLIGFVDFIPFSFADNGNDIGGNSVLTGNSILNFGGGGSTNSSCAIKTLAQYNLNVAYNIINNNTGNGINHPTLLRGIYLGASISANSSVMQNTITLNGGATSAQLSVIENLSGSGALNNTITISNNCIINCSYNTSTSGPFYGIWNNASPENLSMSNNIFLNNSTSAASGSTYLIYNNGAVGSTINISGNALSFTYNGPVAYSGNMYSIYNTNGTNTTVVNMNNNNFSNYNHINFAATGAIYFIYNTNDSYELHLNNNTWTNLSLNHSGAEYLINNNSSTQSQLTVNGNNIIGSLNRTASTGATYLYYNTGSSPANCTQIILGNNFSNITSPVSGTGVFYGIYTTDGLGTSYPRKQICNNLISTINVNSTGAFYAYYLENLGDGNTNSSSAIYSNTVSNVTRAGNLYGLYIGSLVSANYAPHVYTNTLLNLNSSGSSSTIYASYLLGGGSGLNFYKNKISTINANGTSGVGHGVYITSAVNTTLSNNFIGHVNAPNSSATNAVNGIYINSGTLINLWYNTVYLGAQSAGGNFNSNALYASTASSLSLKNNIFINVSSGGTGISAAYRRSSTSLTNYLSTSNNNLFYGGIPSPSNVILQNGTTSYTALSAFQTLVNPRESLSATQSVNFLSSVPSSPNYLHVTPNVFSAVESGAVNVSGITNDYDNQIRQGNTGYVGSGSAPDIGADEYDQNINPCASANAGIISPNAFTLCAGQSASLISNGYSPGVGLSHQWKVSPTSGSSYTNVTNGNGVTTPEFYSSALTAGVYYFVLETTCTSLSITAISAEATLVINPIPTVVVSASNALVCAGQAINLFGLTNPGSTYQWSGPNGFNSILQSPIISNVTSNSAGIYYLTVSLNNCASPQSSVAVSVSETTLSLLATTNVLCLGNPSTLSIITSASTYTWSNGSNLSSIIISPTVTSLYSVAVTNTANCTSSKSMTVSVVNPSITANNMSVCGSATNIILSVNAFTPSVINWFNSVNSTTILGTGQNYSLSVSTSTTLYAEASNSVSGCQSLRIPISLTLSPSPSLIIIANPVTICPSGSCTLTASGANTYSWSGLGIGASKVVSPTSSKVYTLTGKDSFSCSSTSTILVNTYAVAVITVAQSSSLVCPSSNASFTASGANSYIWNTGANGSITTVTPATNSTYTVYGTNTQSCISSKTLAINTKSVPVINIIQSTNNACAGEPITFTASGATSYTWLPGGAISNSFTAAPFVATVYNAIGKSINTCTNVGIVFIEVNPCTEIFENGAKVNVIRIFPNPSDGKFELEFKTNDSKKITLFSLEGKIVFEFISNKIFESINLSDMARGFYNIQIEYGANKINRKLILQ from the coding sequence ATGAAAAAAATCTATTATCTGGTTTTAGTTTTTACAATTTACTTTCAAACGAAAGCACAATTATCAGGAATAATAACTGTTCCTTCAACGTACACAAGTCTGGCTTCGGTTATAGCTGCTTTAAATCAGCAAGGTGCCTCGGGATCTGTAACAGTGAATATTGCAGCAGGTTATACCGAAACTGTAATACCGGGTGGATTTTCTTTGACGGCAAGTGGAAGTCTTAATAATCCAATTGTATTTCAGAAGAATGGAAATGGGGCCAACCCATTATTAGTTGCTTATTCAGGAGGAACAGGTACACCGGGATCGATGCATCAAGACGGTGTTTGGAGGTTATTGGGATGTGATTATGTAACAATTGATGGAATAGATATTGTAGATCAAAACACAGTAAATCCAGCAACCATGGAGTTTGGCATTGGTTTGTTTAAAGCGAATTCCAATAATGGATGTCAAAACAACACCATAAAAAATTGTTCTATTACATTAAACAGAATAAACAATTCGAGCGGATCTGGTCCCGCTGAGGACGGATCGAGAGGTATAGATGTTGTAAATGCCACTTCAAGTGTCCATAATTCAACTATATCTGTTACGTCCATTTCGGGTAGTAATTCAAACAACAAGTTTTATACGAACACCATTCAGAACTGTAATATTGGAATGTCATTGATTGGTTTCGTGGATTTTATTCCTTTTAGTTTCGCAGATAATGGAAATGATATTGGCGGGAATAGTGTCTTAACAGGAAATTCTATACTTAATTTTGGCGGTGGAGGTTCAACAAATTCTTCCTGTGCCATTAAAACGTTGGCTCAGTATAATTTAAATGTCGCCTATAATATCATAAATAACAATACGGGTAATGGCATCAATCATCCAACATTATTGAGAGGGATTTATCTAGGAGCATCGATAAGTGCTAACAGCTCTGTGATGCAGAACACAATTACATTGAACGGTGGTGCTACAAGCGCTCAGTTATCTGTAATTGAAAATCTCTCGGGCTCGGGGGCTTTGAATAACACAATTACTATCAGTAATAACTGTATTATAAATTGCAGTTATAATACTTCAACGTCTGGACCTTTCTATGGTATATGGAACAATGCGTCACCGGAAAATTTAAGCATGAGTAATAATATATTTCTAAATAATTCTACATCCGCAGCAAGTGGTTCAACTTATCTTATATATAATAATGGAGCAGTTGGCTCTACGATAAATATTAGTGGTAATGCTTTGAGTTTTACATATAACGGTCCTGTGGCTTATAGTGGCAACATGTATTCTATTTATAATACCAATGGAACAAATACAACGGTTGTAAATATGAACAATAATAATTTTTCAAATTACAATCATATAAATTTTGCGGCGACTGGCGCAATATATTTTATTTACAATACGAACGATTCTTATGAACTCCACCTAAATAATAATACATGGACAAACCTCTCCTTAAATCATAGTGGTGCTGAATATCTCATCAATAATAATTCAAGTACACAAAGTCAATTAACAGTTAACGGAAATAATATTATTGGAAGTTTAAATAGAACAGCTTCGACTGGAGCGACGTATTTATATTATAATACAGGAAGTTCTCCAGCAAATTGCACCCAAATCATTTTAGGAAATAATTTTTCTAATATAACTTCTCCGGTTTCCGGCACAGGTGTTTTTTATGGTATATACACCACAGATGGCCTCGGCACTTCATATCCCAGGAAGCAAATTTGTAATAATCTTATTTCAACTATTAATGTAAATAGTACTGGAGCATTCTACGCGTATTATCTTGAGAATTTGGGAGATGGGAATACAAATTCTTCTTCTGCAATTTACAGTAATACAGTATCGAACGTTACAAGGGCGGGCAATTTGTATGGACTTTATATCGGATCATTAGTTTCCGCAAATTATGCGCCACATGTTTACACAAACACATTGCTTAATTTAAATTCTTCAGGATCATCTTCAACTATCTATGCAAGTTACTTATTGGGAGGTGGTTCAGGACTGAATTTTTATAAAAACAAAATAAGTACAATTAACGCAAACGGCACAAGTGGAGTAGGGCATGGGGTTTATATAACTTCAGCTGTGAATACAACACTTTCAAATAATTTTATTGGGCATGTAAATGCACCGAACTCCTCAGCAACAAACGCAGTAAATGGCATATATATTAATAGTGGAACCTTAATAAACCTCTGGTATAATACAGTTTATTTAGGCGCACAAAGTGCAGGTGGAAATTTTAATTCAAATGCACTTTACGCTTCAACTGCAAGTAGTTTAAGTTTAAAGAATAATATTTTTATAAATGTGTCCTCGGGCGGTACGGGTATTTCTGCGGCGTATAGACGAAGTTCAACTTCTTTGACAAATTATTTGTCTACATCAAATAATAATTTGTTTTATGGCGGCATACCGAGTCCATCCAATGTTATTTTACAAAATGGCACTACTTCGTACACTGCACTATCTGCTTTTCAAACTTTAGTTAATCCACGAGAATCATTGTCTGCTACTCAGAGTGTAAATTTTTTAAGCTCTGTTCCATCATCACCAAATTATTTGCACGTTACGCCCAATGTGTTTTCTGCAGTTGAAAGCGGTGCCGTTAATGTTAGTGGAATTACTAATGATTATGATAATCAAATTCGTCAAGGAAATACGGGTTACGTTGGTTCAGGGTCAGCGCCTGACATAGGCGCTGATGAATACGATCAAAATATAAATCCATGCGCCTCTGCAAATGCAGGTATAATTTCTCCGAACGCTTTCACTTTATGTGCCGGTCAATCGGCGTCTCTTATTTCTAATGGTTACTCGCCGGGTGTAGGACTTTCACATCAATGGAAGGTTAGTCCAACTTCAGGAAGTTCATATACGAATGTAACGAATGGGAATGGAGTAACAACTCCGGAATTCTATAGTTCCGCTTTAACTGCGGGTGTTTATTATTTTGTTTTAGAAACAACCTGCACTAGTTTAAGTATAACAGCAATTTCAGCCGAGGCTACCCTTGTAATAAATCCTATTCCAACTGTAGTTGTCAGTGCATCGAATGCTCTAGTCTGCGCCGGACAAGCAATTAATTTATTTGGACTAACAAATCCCGGTTCAACATATCAATGGTCAGGACCAAATGGATTTAATTCAATCTTGCAGAGCCCAATAATTTCAAATGTAACATCAAATTCTGCTGGAATTTATTATTTAACTGTTTCATTGAATAATTGTGCGTCGCCACAGTCATCCGTTGCTGTTTCTGTCAGTGAAACTACACTGAGTCTTTTAGCAACAACAAATGTACTATGCCTTGGAAATCCTTCAACATTAAGTATTATTACTTCAGCATCAACCTACACTTGGAGCAATGGTTCAAATCTCTCAAGTATAATAATTTCGCCAACAGTAACTTCTCTTTATAGTGTTGCGGTGACCAACACTGCAAATTGCACAAGCTCTAAAAGTATGACTGTAAGCGTTGTAAATCCAAGTATTACTGCTAATAATATGAGTGTATGCGGCAGTGCAACAAACATTATTTTAAGTGTAAATGCATTCACCCCATCAGTAATCAATTGGTTCAATTCAGTAAACTCTACGACTATTTTAGGAACTGGTCAAAATTATAGTTTAAGTGTTTCTACATCAACAACACTTTATGCGGAAGCAAGTAATTCTGTGAGTGGCTGTCAGAGTTTACGAATTCCTATTTCACTCACTTTATCACCAAGCCCTTCGCTTATAATTATAGCGAACCCTGTAACGATATGCCCAAGTGGTTCTTGCACCTTAACAGCAAGTGGCGCTAATACTTATTCATGGTCGGGTTTGGGAATTGGAGCTTCGAAGGTTGTTTCGCCAACGAGCAGTAAAGTTTATACACTTACTGGAAAAGATAGTTTTAGTTGTTCAAGCACTTCAACAATTCTAGTTAACACCTATGCAGTAGCAGTTATTACTGTTGCTCAGAGTTCAAGTTTAGTTTGTCCTTCAAGCAATGCGAGCTTTACAGCAAGCGGAGCAAATTCTTATATATGGAACACAGGCGCAAATGGTTCAATTACCACGGTTACTCCTGCAACAAATTCGACCTATACTGTTTATGGAACAAATACACAAAGTTGTATTTCGTCTAAAACGCTAGCAATAAATACAAAATCAGTTCCAGTTATTAATATCATACAATCAACTAATAATGCCTGTGCTGGTGAACCGATCACTTTTACTGCATCGGGTGCTACTTCTTATACATGGTTACCAGGAGGCGCTATTT